DNA from Coffea arabica cultivar ET-39 chromosome 10c, Coffea Arabica ET-39 HiFi, whole genome shotgun sequence:
GGTCTGAAAATGCAATGGCTACGAAAACCAACACAGACATGAAGGCATGCACGAAATCAGTCAAACCAACTTTATACCTCTCATCTTTAGGCACCTCGACTCCAAGTCCATGCTTGAACACAGCCAGCCCTTTTGGAGTCACAAAACCGTAATAAACTTTCCCATCAGGGCCGCGAAAACTGTCGGTGAAATGGAAGAAAAAGCACGAAAGGGTGCAAAGGCCTAGTAGGGAATGGGTCATTAGAGTTGTGACATGGGAGCATTCTCCTTTGGCGGCATGAATAGATGGGAGAACCATTTCAAAAGTGAGAAGGGTTCCTGTGGGAAGAAAATTGACGAGCATTGATGttttggagagtgttttctgcACCCCATTTGCGACTGCCCGCCTTTTTCGGCCACCAGGAGGGGGAGGCATCTCTGGTGGTGCAACATCCTGGGATGAAGAAGGTTGCTTTGATGGATCAACCTGCGGCGAAGCATTGTAGATTTTGATGCCAAGTCCTTGAGGCGGTTCCATTTTCCAAAAGATGACTGCAAACTTCAAATACACTGGGAAAATGTTggattaaaataattaaattgttAGTGAAGAAGAATAATTTTCGGGGATTCGAGAACTAGAgtgaaggatcaaaaagcaatgAAATGAAAATGCTGAGAAGAAATTAGTATTGCACGCTAGGAGATGATTGAGATATTGTAAGATATGCCTGCACAGTTTACAGCAGGAAGTTTTCAATTGTTCCAGGAAAAAGAAATAACTGTTA
Protein-coding regions in this window:
- the LOC113712099 gene encoding protein DMP9-like: MEPPQGLGIKIYNASPQVDPSKQPSSSQDVAPPEMPPPPGGRKRRAVANGVQKTLSKTSMLVNFLPTGTLLTFEMVLPSIHAAKGECSHVTTLMTHSLLGLCTLSCFFFHFTDSFRGPDGKVYYGFVTPKGLAVFKHGLGVEVPKDERYKVGLTDFVHAFMSVLVFVAIAFSDHRVTDCLFPNHTKEMDEAMQSFPLMVGVICSGLFLVFPNTRYGIGCSAA